A part of Candidatus Binatia bacterium genomic DNA contains:
- a CDS encoding ferritin-like domain-containing protein, producing the protein MSATSQPFLSDVTELRRRAKEHLDRGALTDNYGGDAKQTIDLLQTALATEIVCVLRYTMHNIAAVGIDSESVKAEFAEHARDEYGHMEKLANRINQLGGTPNFDPEGLHSRSATEYGNAVKLIDMIKENLVAERIAVEHYRDLIRFFADKDPTTRVMLEGILADEEDHANDMHDLLVAHEGRPFLNS; encoded by the coding sequence ATGAGCGCGACGAGCCAACCATTTCTCTCCGACGTCACCGAGCTGCGCCGCCGTGCCAAAGAGCACCTCGACCGCGGCGCTCTAACCGACAACTACGGCGGCGACGCGAAACAGACGATCGACCTGCTGCAGACCGCGCTCGCGACCGAGATCGTCTGCGTCCTACGCTATACGATGCATAACATCGCGGCGGTCGGCATCGACAGCGAGAGCGTCAAGGCCGAGTTCGCCGAGCACGCCCGCGACGAGTACGGCCACATGGAGAAGCTCGCCAACCGCATCAACCAGCTCGGCGGTACGCCGAACTTCGATCCGGAAGGCCTGCACTCGCGCTCGGCGACCGAGTACGGCAACGCGGTCAAGCTCATCGACATGATCAAAGAGAATCTCGTCGCGGAGCGGATCGCAGTCGAGCACTATCGCGACCTCATCCGCTTCTTCGCCGACAAGGATCCCACGACGCGCGTGATGCTCGAAGGCATTCTCGCCGACGAAGAGGACCACGCCAACGATATGCACGACCTGCTCGTCGCGCACGAGGGACGGCCCTTCCTCAACTCCTAG